CGCCGCAGAACGGGTTCCCCTTGTAGGTGAGGAGCGCGATGTCGAGCGGTTTCCCGCCGTCGGCGGCCGAGTCCTCGCGGGCACCCGCTTCCCGGGCCTCAGCGGTCACTCCGTGCCCCCTTCTGCCAGCACTGTCCCGCGAGACTACGACGGGACGCTAATCTAGAACAAGTTTCAGACTTGATCGTTCAAGAGGCTCTGAATCTACCGGCAGGTAGGGGTGCTGTGAGCCGTGGATCAGGTGATTCGCGCCACGACGCGCGGCCCCGCCGTGCTGCCTGATCACGTGCCCTGTCGGCACCCTCACCGATTGTCACGGAACGGGGACCCATGCCTGCGCAAGCCAGTACCTCGCGTCCCGCCTCGCCACCCCTCACCGCACGGCAGGAGGACCGCCGCCGCCGCATCCTGCGCGCGAGCGCGCGGCTGGCCGGCCGGGGCGGCTTCGACGCGGTGCAGATGCGCGAGGTGGCCGAGTGCTCCCAGGTGGCGCTCGGCACGCTGTACCGCTACTTCCCGTCCAAGGTGCACCTCCTGGTGGCCACCATGCAGGACCAGCTGGAGCGCATGCACGGCACCCTGCGCCGCAGGCCGCCCGCGGGCGAGGCGCCCGCCGAGCGGGTGGCCCGGACGCTGATGCGGGCCTTCCGCGCGCTCCAGCGCGAGCCGCAGCTGGCCGACGCCATGGTCCGCGCCCTGACCTTCGCGGACCGCAGCGTCAGCCCGGAGGTGGACCAGGTCTCCCGCCAGACGACGGCGATCATCCTCGACGCCATGGGCGTCGAGGACCCCACCGACCGGC
This Streptomyces misionensis DNA region includes the following protein-coding sequences:
- a CDS encoding TetR family transcriptional regulator yields the protein MPAQASTSRPASPPLTARQEDRRRRILRASARLAGRGGFDAVQMREVAECSQVALGTLYRYFPSKVHLLVATMQDQLERMHGTLRRRPPAGEAPAERVARTLMRAFRALQREPQLADAMVRALTFADRSVSPEVDQVSRQTTAIILDAMGVEDPTDRQLSVVRVIEHTWHSALITWLSGRASIAQVRIDIETVCRLIDLPDPAAADR